From Colias croceus chromosome 24, ilColCroc2.1, the proteins below share one genomic window:
- the LOC123702605 gene encoding uncharacterized protein LOC123702605: MFPMSGKQVAAPATEPTPTPEKRDSDRDATYKMEEGQGELAAISVGSRIPEFWTAMPRLWFFQLETIVRPQKLGDAAKYDLVITKLGCETLQQISDICFSPPENNKYDAIKERLLQVYEESADRQFQKLVSEMDLGSQKPSHLLRRMKELGRNTQVSDKTIHSLWLSRLPSSVRAVLTVSQDQTLDNLANMADKILENMKGEQIAEVHSSSSQHQFPVSDLVTQMHKMNLEIASLREEVKDRRQQYHRSRFRGYGRGRGGFRGRARSRSSSRPRMTPEHPNWLCRYHFRFRERARACEKPCAWKAPSRSSSPEN, encoded by the coding sequence ATGTTTCCCATGTCAGGAAAACAAGTCGCAGCACCAGCTACGGAACCGACGCCAACACCAGAAAAACGAGATTCAGATAGAGACGCTACATATAAGATGGAGGAAGGACAAGGAGAATTAGCCGCAATCAGCGTCGGTTCTCGCATACCAGAGTTTTGGACTGCAATGCCGAGACTGTGGTTTTTCCAACTAGAAACCATAGTACGCCCGCAAAAGTTAGGAGACGCAGCGAAATACGACCTTGTTATCACCAAATTAGGATGCGAAACACTGCAGCAAATCAGTGATATCTGTTTTTCACCACCTGAAAACAACAAGTACGATGCTATAAAGGAGCGGCTCTTGCAAGTGTATGAAGAAAGTGCAGACAGACAGTTCCAGAAACTAGTAAGTGAAATGGATTTGGGCTCACAAAAACCGTCACATTTACTACGGCGCATGAAGGAACTTGGCCGAAATACCCAAGTTTCTGATAAAACCATCCATAGTTTATGGCTCTCAAGGTTACCATCTTCAGTACGAGCTGTCTTAACCGTGAGTCAAGATCAGACGCTAGACAATCTCGCGAACATGGCGGataaaatattggaaaataTGAAGGGAGAACAGATTGCTGAAGTCCATAGTTCCAGTAGTCAACACCAGTTTCCAGTCAGCGATTTGGTTACTCAGATGCACAAAATGAATTTGGAAATTGCATCACTGCGCGAGGAGGTGAAGGACAGGCGACAACAATACCACCGCAGCCGTTTTCGAGGGTATGGCCGTGGACGAGGAGGATTTCGAGGAAGAGCGCGTTCCAGATCATCGTCAAGACCACGCATGACTCCAGAACATCCAAACTGGTTGTGCAGATACCACTTTCGTTTTCGTGAGCGAGCTCGAGCCTGTGAAAAGCCGTGTGCCTGGAAAGCGCCATCTCGGTCATCTTCACCGGAAAACTAA